AGGTGGCCGAAGGCTACGGACGCAACTACCTGCTGCCCCGCAAGCTGGCCATCGAGGCCACGCCCGCCAACCGCTCCGTCATCGAGCAGATGCGCGCCGCCGCCCTGCGCCGCTCCGCCCGCGAGAAGGGCGAAGCTGAGGAGTTGGCCAGGCAGTTCGACGG
This genomic window from Terriglobales bacterium contains:
- the rplI gene encoding 50S ribosomal protein L9 — protein: MEVILKEDVSKLGHRGDIVKVAEGYGRNYLLPRKLAIEATPANRSVIEQMRAAALRRSAREKGEAEELARQFDGLSVQFTRKAGEKDHLFGSVTPADIAEALGKKGF